In the Drosophila willistoni isolate 14030-0811.24 chromosome 3R, UCI_dwil_1.1, whole genome shotgun sequence genome, GTCACCAGCAACGTTTGTTCGAACTGAGCCGAATAGAGGCCATCGGCAGTGACAGCTGTCCAATCATCTGGCCAAGATTCAGCCTTCTGCATACCCATGGAGATCATAGGTTCAATGGTAAAGCAATGTCCAGCTGCCATTACACCCACAGCAGAGTTTTCTGTACAGCACATAAAAAAAGTTAAGAGGGAGGATGTCTGGGTTTGGGTTTAAGGTCTACTCACTGGCATAATGTGGGACATTGGGAGCTGTGTGGAATACACGATGTATGCCGTGGCCGCAATAGCTGCGCACCACGCTAAATCCATGGGGTGCTACATACTTCTGTATTACATTGCCGATTTCTCGATACTTGACTCCTGGACGAACCAGTTCAATGGCCTTGCTGAGTGCCTCGTGAGTTACTTGTACCAGTTTCTTATGCTTCTCCGATACATTGCCTACAAAGAACGTCTCATTGAGATCGCCATGGAATCCATGGTGATAAACGGTGACATCGATGTTGCAAATATCGCCATCCACCAAAGGACGTTTATCTGGTATTCCATGACAAATAACTTCATTTACCGAAGTGCAGCAGGATTTGGGAAAATTGTAGTAGTTCAGGGGCGACGGATAGCAATCGCGCTCAATGGCCGCTTCATGGACCAAACGATCCAGCTCATCCGTGGTGATGCCCACCTCCACAGCCTTAGCACCTTCATCCAAGCACTCTCTACCCAGCCGACCGGCTACACGCATACATTCGATTTCATCATCGTCGAGCACTTTGATGGTAGTGCCTCGCAACGCCTCCTCCGAGAGAGAGCGCCCTTCTGGATGGTCGGCATAGTCAGGCCGTTGTATGCTCTCTGGCACCGCGCGCTTTGGAGTCTGGGGAAATGGTCGTAGCTTTCCAGTGAACCGAAAATGTGGCCAAGGATTGTAAACGCCATCGTCAACGGGGGGCTGACCGCCTATTTTTGATATGAATCCGATTcccatttttgttgttgaatgACAGCAAAAAACAAGATACGAATGTTAACCACTTTCACTTTGATTTCATTATCTGTCGTACATACCGGCTAAGGCATGAATTACTTTATGCTCTTTCCAGAATCCTTTGAAGCATGGTTGGGAGCAGAAAAAGGATCCCTTGATACCTAGTTTTAAACAAGTAGGACACTGGAGAGTTGCATCCTTGCCACAATTTGTTGTCTCACACTTTGTCATTTTCGGCAATATTTACGGATGACGCAAACGGTGCAATTCGTCACGACCTATAGCAATacatttaaagaaatattacAACTATAAAGTATAGACATTGCATTCGCTCTCTAAATTCTAATTATAAATTAACCCACACACAATGATAAACTCGTGGGTCTTAACCTCTAGAAAAGTTAGCTTAATACCAATTACTAATATCATGACTTTCCTTGTTTGCTATTCAGTAGATATTATTGCGCCTGTTGCTGTCCGGGCCTGGATCTTcagttaattatatttatattatttatttaattatgtCGGCCTTTTCACCGCTATTTCGCCATGCCtactatttaataatttttgccgATATTTTTACATACGGCACCGGTAATTCTGCCGGTTGTCACTATGTATCTGTGCCGGTATTTCAAACAGTTGCCACTATTTCAAGTTGCCGTTAGAAACACTGATTTAACACTATTTTGAAACAAATGAGTGAATCTAATTTCACTGCTCACGAagcaaaagaaatatattaaatGTTTTATAAATAACTAATAACAGTTTTTACGTATTTTTTGTACATAATTTAGCAGCAAAGTTAGGTTTACTTATAATGTTATAGTCGATCCCCTAATGTGCGATATTAGGCCCTCAATTTTAAAGTAACTAgagatatttatatttttaagcaAAGGCAGCAACAACCTGTTAGAGTGCCAGGACCTTAACAACTGCTTATCAGCTGTGAACAGTTTATTGCTCTCTTTAATTGAAtccatttctctctctctttaagGTCCTGCGCCACGAAAGCAAAACTTagaacaacaattttttgatgTAATAAGACACTAAAAACAACATTGAAGCCAGGATTactataaattaaaaataacaaatacgAAAACTTTTGACtccataaaaaaattgttactTTTGAGATCTACAACTAgtttataaattttcttttaaaacaCTAAAATAATCTAAAGCCACGATCTGTTTGAATATTAATAAACGTACATACATTAACTATTCTTTGGACCATTCTTGTAAGGAAGATGCCGCCGAATGTTGAATGTGATGTTGG is a window encoding:
- the LOC6650947 gene encoding methionine aminopeptidase 1, which encodes MTKCETTNCGKDATLQCPTCLKLGIKGSFFCSQPCFKGFWKEHKVIHALAGGQPPVDDGVYNPWPHFRFTGKLRPFPQTPKRAVPESIQRPDYADHPEGRSLSEEALRGTTIKVLDDDEIECMRVAGRLGRECLDEGAKAVEVGITTDELDRLVHEAAIERDCYPSPLNYYNFPKSCCTSVNEVICHGIPDKRPLVDGDICNIDVTVYHHGFHGDLNETFFVGNVSEKHKKLVQVTHEALSKAIELVRPGVKYREIGNVIQKYVAPHGFSVVRSYCGHGIHRVFHTAPNVPHYAKNSAVGVMAAGHCFTIEPMISMGMQKAESWPDDWTAVTADGLYSAQFEQTLLVTNNGCDILTKRRENNGQPWFMDKL